Proteins encoded within one genomic window of Acidimicrobiia bacterium:
- a CDS encoding sigma-70 family RNA polymerase sigma factor — protein MADGIPTWEEVAREHGAFLYRVAYRLVGNHYDAQDLVQEALLRVRKGLERYEPGSLEGWLARIVTNVFLDDVRRKQRRPTDALPDDPDRVLPESPSAEDASAELSEEIQAALASLPPEFRVPVVLCDVADQSYEQIADALEVPLGTVRSRIHRGRRLLRAALRDTAR, from the coding sequence ATGGCCGACGGCATCCCGACGTGGGAAGAGGTGGCCCGTGAACACGGTGCCTTTCTCTACCGCGTGGCGTACCGCCTGGTCGGCAATCACTACGACGCGCAGGATCTCGTGCAGGAGGCACTGCTACGAGTCCGAAAGGGCCTCGAGCGTTACGAGCCGGGGTCCCTGGAAGGCTGGCTGGCCCGGATCGTGACCAACGTGTTTCTCGACGACGTACGCCGCAAGCAGCGGCGGCCCACCGACGCGCTGCCCGACGACCCTGACCGCGTGCTGCCCGAGAGCCCCTCGGCCGAGGACGCGAGCGCCGAGCTGTCCGAGGAGATCCAGGCGGCGCTGGCGTCGCTCCCACCGGAGTTCCGGGTGCCCGTCGTGCTCTGCGACGTCGCCGACCAGTCCTACGAGCAGATCGCCGACGCGCTCGAGGTGCCGCTCGGCACGGTGCGCTCACGCATCCACCGGGGCCGCCGCCTGCTGCGCGCCGCATTGCGGGACACGGCCCGATGA
- a CDS encoding sigma-E factor regulatory protein RseB domain-containing protein has translation MIRRVADLRVALVAAALASMTLSGGPADAGTPDRAEELLARARTVASHESFAGIVEVRWHDDTGAERVERVVARGVEGAFVIGLAARKTVGEGGERYTSAAGEPSTRWEPVGGRPAPAPGATWDLEIAGRRRVAERPATVVVARDAEDRVRAKFSIDRETGQLLRRAVFDERGRAEHIVRFVTIITGESQSPPSAVPSVPGATDVKAPRVLHAVPAGFVSRAEVGPGYELLGRYRQPDDAVHLYFSDGIFTLSVFESQGRVDWDGLPAGSATRVEGLRARSYSTAAGTIVVWGQSGLVLTAVGDGPPDAVIAVVADFSGDADDASWLDDVTGFVLGPFDWE, from the coding sequence GTGATCCGTCGCGTGGCGGACCTGCGGGTAGCGCTCGTAGCCGCCGCGCTGGCCTCGATGACACTGTCGGGCGGGCCCGCCGACGCGGGAACGCCGGATCGCGCCGAGGAGCTGCTCGCACGGGCGCGCACGGTGGCAAGCCACGAGTCGTTCGCCGGGATCGTCGAAGTGCGCTGGCACGACGACACCGGGGCCGAGCGGGTCGAGCGCGTCGTTGCTCGAGGCGTGGAGGGCGCGTTCGTGATCGGGCTCGCTGCGCGCAAGACGGTGGGCGAGGGGGGCGAGCGCTACACGAGCGCGGCGGGCGAGCCCTCCACCCGCTGGGAGCCGGTGGGCGGCCGGCCAGCACCCGCGCCGGGCGCAACGTGGGACCTCGAGATCGCCGGCCGGCGCCGGGTTGCCGAACGCCCGGCCACAGTGGTGGTCGCTCGGGACGCCGAAGACCGGGTGCGGGCGAAGTTCTCGATCGACCGCGAGACCGGCCAGCTGCTCCGCCGCGCTGTGTTCGACGAGCGTGGCCGGGCCGAGCACATCGTGCGGTTCGTGACGATCATCACGGGTGAGTCGCAGTCTCCTCCGTCGGCGGTGCCGTCGGTTCCTGGCGCAACCGACGTCAAGGCCCCACGAGTGCTCCACGCGGTGCCGGCCGGTTTCGTCTCCCGTGCCGAGGTCGGGCCGGGCTACGAGCTGCTCGGCCGCTACCGACAACCTGACGATGCGGTGCACCTCTACTTCAGCGACGGCATCTTCACGCTCTCGGTCTTCGAGTCGCAGGGCCGTGTGGATTGGGACGGCCTCCCTGCGGGATCGGCCACGCGCGTCGAAGGACTGCGCGCGCGCTCGTACTCGACCGCGGCCGGCACGATCGTGGTGTGGGGGCAGAGCGGGCTCGTGCTCACCGCCGTCGGCGACGGCCCGCCCGACGCAGTGATCGCGGTCGTGGCCGACTTCAGCGGTGACGCCGATGACGCGTCGTGGCTCGATGACGTGACCGGCTTCGTCCTCGGTCCATTCGACTGGGAGTGA
- a CDS encoding WhiB family transcriptional regulator, translating to MDDSSLPLLSPDHRTPAWMLRARCREALPGEFFPSDGVGVDRARRVCSDCPVKTECLEYALEYRIDHGVWGGCSERERRRILRQRRITAGR from the coding sequence ATGGACGACAGCTCACTCCCCCTCCTGTCCCCCGACCACCGGACCCCGGCCTGGATGCTGCGGGCCCGGTGCCGCGAGGCCCTGCCCGGCGAGTTCTTCCCGTCGGACGGCGTCGGTGTCGACCGGGCCCGCCGCGTCTGCAGCGACTGCCCGGTCAAGACCGAGTGCCTCGAGTACGCGCTCGAGTACCGCATCGATCACGGGGTCTGGGGTGGCTGCTCCGAGCGCGAACGGCGCCGCATCCTGCGCCAGCGCCGCATCACCGCCGGACGCTGA
- a CDS encoding trypsin-like peptidase domain-containing protein, translated as MTDETKPRATRRSSTPSAPSAPSTLRQTLTAAIAGGLVGALAAGGVFLAVDDDNTTIVRSSGADAVVSRPSSNIDGGTDIASLLATAEPAVVAITVGQGPGTGAGGAGTGFVITPDGFIVTNNHVVEGQNRIEVAFTDGSTLSAEIVGRDPSVDLAVLKVNGEDLPAIELGDSDAAQVGDEVVAIGNALALEGGLSVTRGIISGTNRTVDTDAGTTLVGMLQTDAAINFGNSGGPLIDAQGRVIGVNTAMAIDASAQNIGFAIPISRAEPVIADLRAGRKPAFLGVSTQNVNAALARELDLSVEEGAYVAQVTPDTPADAAGIREGDVIVRIGDDTIDSSADVLTAVRSHRPGDNVEVVIDRDGERVTVQATLTERPDVE; from the coding sequence GTGACCGACGAGACCAAGCCGCGCGCGACGCGCCGTTCGAGCACTCCGAGCGCCCCAAGTGCTCCGAGCACGTTGCGCCAGACCCTCACCGCGGCCATCGCCGGAGGCCTGGTCGGCGCGTTGGCCGCCGGGGGCGTGTTCCTCGCCGTCGACGACGACAACACGACCATCGTGCGCTCGAGCGGCGCGGACGCGGTCGTCTCTCGACCGTCATCGAACATCGACGGCGGCACCGACATCGCCTCGCTGCTGGCCACCGCCGAACCGGCGGTCGTCGCGATCACCGTCGGCCAAGGGCCGGGCACGGGCGCGGGCGGTGCGGGCACCGGCTTCGTGATCACACCCGACGGCTTCATCGTGACGAACAATCACGTCGTCGAAGGCCAGAACCGCATCGAGGTGGCGTTCACCGACGGCTCCACCCTCAGCGCCGAGATCGTTGGCCGCGACCCGTCGGTCGATCTCGCCGTGCTCAAGGTGAACGGTGAAGACCTCCCCGCCATCGAGCTCGGGGACTCCGACGCCGCGCAGGTGGGTGACGAAGTGGTCGCCATCGGCAACGCGCTCGCCCTCGAGGGCGGGCTCAGCGTCACCCGCGGCATCATCTCCGGCACGAACCGCACGGTGGACACCGACGCCGGCACCACGCTCGTCGGCATGCTCCAAACCGATGCGGCCATCAACTTCGGCAACTCCGGCGGGCCGCTCATCGACGCGCAAGGTCGCGTGATCGGCGTGAACACCGCCATGGCCATCGACGCCAGCGCCCAGAACATCGGCTTCGCGATCCCGATCTCTCGCGCCGAGCCGGTCATCGCTGATCTGCGCGCCGGGCGCAAACCCGCCTTCCTCGGCGTGTCGACGCAGAACGTCAACGCGGCGCTCGCGCGCGAGCTCGACCTCTCGGTTGAAGAGGGTGCGTACGTGGCGCAGGTGACGCCGGACACGCCGGCTGATGCCGCTGGCATCCGCGAGGGCGACGTGATCGTTCGCATCGGCGACGACACGATCGACTCGTCGGCCGACGTGCTGACTGCGGTGCGCAGCCATCGGCCGGGTGACAACGTGGAGGTCGTCATCGACCGTGACGGCGAGCGCGTGACCGTGCAGGCGACCCTCACGGAACGCCCCGACGTGGAATGA
- a CDS encoding arsenate reductase ArsC, whose translation MSQPGTDTELEYHLKVVSVRVMDEFSGTFALETVQRFLEESKEAFEGARVKNFVPIMVEKFTRERLRALGQAEGSVEKDVPEVLFVCTHNAGRSQMAAALLDNHAGGRVHVRSAGSTPADELNPAVVDALGEVGLDVTKEFPKPLTDEVVRAADVVITMGCGDACPIYPGKRYLDWDLDDPAGKELDAVRPIRDEIDRRVRELLTELLGEVPA comes from the coding sequence ATGAGCCAACCCGGGACCGACACCGAGCTCGAGTACCACCTCAAGGTCGTGAGCGTGCGGGTGATGGACGAGTTCTCGGGCACGTTCGCGTTGGAGACGGTCCAACGATTCCTCGAGGAGAGCAAGGAAGCGTTCGAGGGCGCTCGTGTGAAGAACTTCGTGCCGATCATGGTCGAGAAGTTCACGCGCGAGCGGCTGCGGGCACTTGGCCAGGCGGAGGGATCTGTGGAGAAGGATGTCCCGGAGGTGCTGTTCGTGTGCACGCACAACGCAGGTCGGAGTCAGATGGCCGCGGCGTTGCTCGACAACCACGCCGGGGGTCGTGTCCACGTGCGCTCGGCCGGCAGTACGCCGGCCGATGAGCTCAACCCCGCGGTCGTCGACGCGCTCGGAGAGGTCGGGCTCGACGTGACCAAAGAGTTCCCCAAGCCGCTCACCGATGAGGTCGTCCGCGCTGCGGACGTGGTGATCACCATGGGCTGTGGTGACGCGTGCCCCATCTACCCAGGGAAGCGCTACCTCGACTGGGATCTCGATGATCCCGCGGGCAAGGAACTCGACGCGGTCCGGCCGATCCGCGACGAGATCGACCGTCGGGTGCGAGAGCTGCTCACCGAGCTGCTCGGCGAGGTGCCCGCCTGA
- a CDS encoding aquaporin, whose amino-acid sequence MDGTLARRALAELLGTTLLLIAIVGSGIAAVRLSPGDAGMQLLLNAFATAAGLAAAIVAVGSVSGAHLNPVVTLVDRFLGGIDTRTAMAYIGAQLTGAVLGVVLANASFGLAAVEISNRARDGGGLALGEVIATVGLLLLVFGIARSGRATIAPFAVAVYIGGAYFFASSTSFANPAVTTARMLTDTFTGIAPGSVPAFLAAQLAGGTIAIVVIRVLYPSVEAAAPDVVVPHPQEEAA is encoded by the coding sequence ATGGACGGAACACTTGCTCGGCGCGCGCTCGCCGAGCTGCTCGGGACCACGCTGCTGCTCATTGCCATCGTCGGGTCCGGCATCGCGGCGGTTCGGCTGAGCCCAGGCGACGCGGGCATGCAGCTATTGTTGAACGCCTTCGCAACCGCGGCCGGCCTCGCCGCGGCCATCGTCGCAGTTGGTTCCGTCTCGGGCGCACATCTGAATCCCGTCGTGACGCTCGTCGACCGGTTCCTCGGCGGGATCGACACCAGAACTGCAATGGCGTACATCGGCGCGCAGCTCACCGGCGCCGTACTCGGCGTCGTGCTCGCCAACGCGTCGTTCGGGCTCGCGGCCGTCGAGATCTCGAACCGCGCACGCGACGGTGGCGGGCTCGCGCTGGGCGAGGTGATCGCCACGGTCGGGCTCCTGCTCCTCGTGTTCGGGATCGCCAGGAGCGGACGGGCGACGATTGCTCCCTTCGCGGTGGCGGTCTACATCGGCGGTGCCTACTTCTTCGCGTCCTCGACGAGCTTCGCCAACCCCGCCGTCACCACTGCTCGCATGCTCACCGACACCTTCACGGGCATCGCTCCGGGTTCCGTCCCGGCATTCCTTGCCGCCCAGCTCGCGGGCGGCACCATTGCCATCGTTGTGATCCGGGTGCTCTACCCGAGCGTCGAAGCTGCGGCACCCGATGTCGTCGTTCCCCATCCCCAGGAGGAAGCAGCATGA
- a CDS encoding metalloregulator ArsR/SmtB family transcription factor, with protein sequence MPATAVATTPRRRAQPDATLRVLGEPLRARIVDLLGDEDLCVCHLTEELGVAQTLVSHHLRVLREAGVVDTERHRYWTYYRLRPDALRPLAEHLSALARRRSARRRRPCG encoded by the coding sequence ATGCCAGCGACCGCCGTGGCCACGACGCCACGACGCCGCGCCCAGCCGGATGCGACGCTGCGGGTGCTCGGCGAGCCACTCCGTGCCCGCATCGTCGACCTGCTCGGCGACGAGGACCTGTGCGTGTGCCACCTCACCGAAGAGCTCGGCGTCGCGCAGACCCTCGTGAGTCACCACCTCCGGGTGCTGCGCGAGGCCGGTGTCGTCGACACCGAGCGGCACCGCTACTGGACGTACTACCGGCTGCGGCCCGACGCGCTGCGTCCCCTCGCCGAGCACCTGTCTGCGCTCGCGCGTCGACGCTCGGCACGGCGTCGCCGCCCCTGCGGCTGA
- the pstA gene encoding phosphate ABC transporter permease PstA, with the protein MATVDVAVPRNITIGASLRGKRIDVPGFAFQVVLLLCLLTCLGFIAALLATVLDDGLGTFRERGFVLSDFPREFDRATSETWQFLVHPQSAAGWIASALVFIGVPLGIAFAIRARRWRPLIGVVAGVAIVFAVAAFIGTSTFLSANLSGFPDRAGVAQAIFGTVVLAVATALIAFPLGIATAVFLEEYAPDNRLVRIVRLNIRNLAGVPSVVYGLLGLAIFVKLFGGVTGGRTLIAGGLTLAVLVLPIVIITSAEAIRAVPQSLREGGYGVGATQWEVTKTLVLPNAFAGILTGTILALSRAIGETAPLILVGAVSGFFTTGDAGLFDKFSSSYTALPQVVYGWAREAQSDFSISLASAAIIVLLAITLLANLTAVLLRNRYEQRW; encoded by the coding sequence ATGGCCACCGTCGACGTCGCCGTCCCGCGCAACATCACGATCGGAGCGTCGCTGCGCGGTAAGCGCATCGACGTGCCGGGCTTCGCGTTCCAGGTGGTGCTGCTGCTGTGCCTCCTCACCTGCCTGGGATTCATCGCGGCACTGCTCGCAACCGTGCTCGACGACGGTCTGGGAACGTTCCGTGAACGCGGCTTCGTGCTCTCTGACTTCCCTCGCGAGTTCGACCGGGCCACCAGCGAGACATGGCAATTCTTGGTGCATCCTCAGAGCGCGGCGGGATGGATCGCCTCGGCCCTCGTGTTCATCGGGGTTCCCCTCGGGATCGCCTTCGCCATCCGGGCCCGGCGCTGGCGACCGTTGATCGGCGTGGTCGCCGGGGTCGCGATCGTGTTCGCGGTCGCGGCCTTCATCGGCACGAGCACCTTTCTCAGCGCGAACCTGTCGGGATTCCCAGATCGAGCCGGCGTCGCTCAGGCGATCTTCGGAACGGTCGTCCTGGCGGTGGCCACCGCGTTGATCGCGTTTCCACTCGGGATCGCGACGGCCGTGTTCCTCGAGGAATACGCGCCAGACAATCGGCTCGTCCGCATCGTGCGGCTCAACATCCGCAACCTGGCCGGTGTGCCGTCGGTCGTGTACGGCCTGCTCGGTCTCGCGATCTTCGTCAAGCTCTTCGGGGGAGTGACCGGGGGCCGCACGCTCATCGCAGGCGGGCTCACGCTGGCCGTCCTCGTGCTCCCGATCGTCATCATCACCTCGGCCGAGGCGATCCGTGCCGTTCCCCAATCACTTCGTGAAGGCGGCTATGGCGTCGGCGCGACGCAATGGGAGGTCACGAAGACGCTCGTGCTGCCCAACGCATTCGCCGGCATCCTCACCGGGACGATCCTGGCGCTCTCGCGGGCGATCGGCGAGACCGCGCCCCTCATCCTCGTCGGCGCGGTCTCGGGCTTCTTCACCACAGGAGACGCCGGGCTGTTCGACAAGTTCTCGTCGAGCTACACGGCGCTGCCCCAGGTGGTCTATGGATGGGCACGCGAAGCGCAGAGCGACTTCTCGATCAGCCTCGCCTCGGCCGCGATCATTGTGCTGCTCGCGATCACGCTGCTCGCCAACCTGACGGCGGTGCTGCTGCGCAACCGCTACGAACAGCGCTGGTAG
- the pstC gene encoding phosphate ABC transporter permease subunit PstC, with translation MTTLDASLLGLEGDGRRLRRERRVRRIFWSAGLSTLAISIAIVASLTANSLTFLTNIDLDTLWTFDKWAPRIGKFDLGTLFMGSLLVTVVAMIIATPLGLGAAIYLAEYAKPRVRRLLKPILEVLAGIPSIVLGFFAIAWIGPNIVQNLLTRADAFSLAAAGVGVGVLVTPLVASVSEDAMRAVPNSLREASYGMGARRLSTVTRVVMPAAISGIVAALILATARAIGETMVIALAAGAFGEAHYTANLADVGMTITSAMASLASGTDQVTGSGQAFNSLFFLGLLLFVVTLLLNMIGDVFVRRVREAY, from the coding sequence GTGACCACGCTGGACGCAAGCTTGCTGGGCCTGGAGGGCGACGGCCGAAGGCTGCGCCGCGAGCGGCGGGTCCGTCGGATCTTCTGGTCTGCCGGCCTCTCGACGCTGGCGATCAGCATTGCGATCGTCGCGTCACTCACCGCCAACTCGTTGACGTTCCTCACGAACATCGACCTCGACACCCTCTGGACCTTCGACAAGTGGGCGCCGCGGATCGGCAAGTTCGACCTCGGCACGCTGTTCATGGGTTCGCTCCTCGTCACGGTGGTGGCGATGATCATCGCGACGCCACTCGGCCTCGGGGCGGCGATCTACCTCGCGGAGTACGCCAAGCCCCGAGTCCGCCGTCTGCTGAAGCCCATCCTCGAGGTGCTGGCCGGGATCCCGAGCATCGTGCTCGGCTTCTTCGCCATCGCCTGGATCGGGCCCAACATCGTGCAGAACCTGCTCACCCGCGCGGACGCGTTCAGCCTCGCGGCCGCGGGGGTGGGCGTCGGCGTCTTGGTCACTCCGCTCGTCGCCTCGGTCAGCGAGGACGCGATGCGGGCCGTCCCAAACTCGCTCCGCGAAGCGAGCTACGGCATGGGTGCGCGCCGCCTGTCCACCGTGACCCGAGTGGTGATGCCCGCGGCGATCTCCGGCATCGTCGCCGCGCTGATCCTCGCTACGGCACGGGCCATCGGCGAGACCATGGTGATCGCCCTGGCCGCGGGCGCGTTCGGCGAAGCGCACTACACGGCCAATCTCGCCGACGTCGGGATGACGATCACGTCGGCCATGGCGTCCCTCGCCAGCGGCACCGACCAGGTGACTGGCTCGGGCCAAGCCTTCAACAGCCTCTTCTTCTTGGGCCTCTTGTTGTTCGTCGTGACGCTCTTGCTGAACATGATCGGAGACGTGTTCGTCCGCCGGGTCCGAGAGGCGTACTGA
- a CDS encoding substrate-binding domain-containing protein — protein sequence MTRNFRRPRGLVAAIGALVMTFGVGGGIAAAQGTGEIIVEGSSTVGPITSLVAELYGEENPDVAITVGELGTGDGFVQFCEGETDISDASRPIKDEGEEGPACDANSIEYTELPVGVDGLTVIVNKKSNLGLKCLSQADLYALFGPESTGDLADASALAGELGSTQTFKSSGTFKKFTPGPESGTYDAFIELGYQDFLDERVADGSVTDVIEEDGETLAAEPLISDGQFPNDNDIVKRVAASESGVGFLGVAYFLANTDKLKAVAIEDPDSGNCVKPSIKTVQNGTYLPLSRTLYIYVNNAKAAENADVKDFVDFYLTKTNLTKTVKDAGYAPLSADDIQASIDAWASASG from the coding sequence TTGACCCGCAACTTCCGACGTCCGCGCGGGCTCGTGGCGGCGATCGGCGCGCTCGTGATGACGTTCGGCGTGGGAGGCGGCATCGCCGCGGCCCAGGGCACGGGCGAGATCATCGTGGAGGGCTCGTCGACCGTCGGTCCGATCACCTCGCTTGTCGCCGAGCTGTACGGCGAAGAGAACCCCGACGTGGCCATCACGGTCGGCGAGCTCGGCACCGGTGACGGCTTCGTCCAGTTCTGCGAGGGCGAGACCGACATCAGTGACGCGTCCCGTCCGATCAAGGACGAGGGCGAAGAGGGCCCGGCCTGTGATGCGAACAGCATCGAATACACGGAGCTGCCGGTCGGTGTCGACGGCCTGACCGTCATCGTCAACAAGAAGAGCAACCTCGGGCTCAAGTGCCTGAGCCAAGCCGACCTCTACGCCCTCTTCGGGCCGGAGTCCACCGGCGACCTTGCTGACGCTTCGGCGCTGGCCGGGGAGCTCGGCTCGACGCAGACGTTCAAGTCTTCGGGGACGTTCAAGAAGTTCACCCCCGGGCCTGAGTCGGGCACGTATGACGCCTTCATCGAGCTCGGCTACCAGGACTTCCTGGACGAGCGCGTTGCGGACGGGAGCGTCACCGACGTCATCGAAGAGGACGGCGAGACGCTGGCAGCGGAGCCCCTGATCTCCGACGGCCAGTTCCCGAACGACAACGACATCGTGAAGCGCGTGGCCGCCTCCGAGAGCGGCGTCGGCTTCCTCGGCGTCGCGTACTTCCTCGCGAACACGGACAAGCTCAAGGCCGTGGCCATCGAGGACCCGGACTCGGGTAACTGCGTGAAGCCGTCGATCAAGACCGTGCAGAACGGGACGTATCTCCCGCTCTCACGGACGCTCTACATCTACGTGAACAACGCCAAGGCGGCGGAGAACGCCGACGTCAAGGACTTCGTGGACTTCTACCTCACGAAGACGAACCTCACGAAGACCGTCAAGGATGCCGGCTACGCCCCGCTTTCAGCCGATGACATCCAGGCATCGATCGACGCCTGGGCATCTGCTTCCGGATAG
- the phoU gene encoding phosphate signaling complex protein PhoU, with protein MPESTTPTPEGPQEVRRSFSESLEEIRDDVVKLTALTTEAIGTSTQALLDGDLTGAKRVIAEDSQIDERKESIELRVYEMFATQQPMAGDLRTLLAVLRILQEVQLTADLTVSIAKATRRLYPGQLAPKIRGLLERKGAQASVQLNLAVDAFADGDAAAAAALPDMDDVMDDLQKELFRAIFATCSNDEPGLQQAVQLALLGRYYERIADHAVLIGAWVRFMVTGELPSRAERQDSGTPV; from the coding sequence ATGCCCGAATCGACCACCCCCACCCCCGAGGGGCCCCAAGAGGTGCGTCGGTCCTTCTCGGAGAGCCTCGAAGAGATCCGCGACGATGTCGTCAAGCTCACCGCGCTCACCACCGAGGCGATCGGCACCAGCACCCAAGCGCTCCTCGACGGCGACCTGACCGGTGCGAAACGAGTGATCGCCGAGGACAGCCAGATCGACGAGCGCAAGGAGTCGATCGAGCTGCGCGTGTACGAGATGTTCGCCACGCAGCAACCGATGGCCGGCGACTTGCGGACGCTGCTCGCGGTGCTGCGCATCCTCCAAGAAGTGCAGCTGACTGCCGACCTGACCGTGAGCATCGCCAAGGCGACCCGTCGGCTCTACCCGGGCCAGCTGGCTCCGAAGATCCGCGGGCTGCTCGAGCGCAAGGGCGCACAGGCGAGTGTGCAGCTCAACCTGGCCGTGGATGCGTTTGCCGACGGCGACGCCGCGGCGGCCGCCGCCCTCCCGGACATGGACGACGTGATGGACGACCTCCAGAAGGAGCTCTTCCGCGCGATCTTCGCCACCTGCTCCAACGACGAGCCCGGCCTCCAGCAGGCCGTGCAGCTCGCGCTCCTCGGCCGGTACTACGAACGCATCGCCGACCACGCCGTGCTGATCGGCGCGTGGGTTCGCTTCATGGTGACCGGTGAACTCCCGAGCCGCGCCGAGAGGCAGGACAGCGGCACGCCGGTCTGA
- the pstB gene encoding phosphate ABC transporter ATP-binding protein PstB, whose translation MTARPMAAPRDAGTITVEGPERMTSSAAGDTDSITHTVLRPPEVHEHHEAPADHPAPATEIVFQLRDVGISYSGRNAIDGVTFDIGARQITALIGPSGCGKSTFLRSLNRMNDLIEGAQVHGSVTYHGVDLYGPKVDPVEVRRRVGMVFQKPNPFPKSIYDNVAFGPRLQGKRRELDGIVEHAITRAALWDEVKDKLDESAFSLSGGQQQRLCIARCLAVEPDVILMDEPCSALDPIATAKIEDLMEELKREYTIVIVTHNMQQAARASDMTAFITTDVGDDGSRVGRLVEFDQTATIFTQPSDPRTEGYITGRFG comes from the coding sequence GTGACTGCCCGTCCCATGGCCGCACCGCGCGATGCTGGAACCATCACCGTCGAAGGACCTGAGCGAATGACCTCGAGCGCCGCGGGCGATACCGACTCGATCACCCACACGGTCCTGCGTCCTCCCGAGGTCCACGAACACCACGAGGCGCCGGCGGATCATCCCGCGCCTGCGACCGAGATCGTCTTCCAGCTGCGAGACGTCGGCATCTCGTATTCGGGGCGCAACGCGATCGACGGGGTGACGTTCGACATTGGCGCCCGCCAGATCACCGCGCTGATCGGTCCCTCGGGGTGTGGCAAGAGCACGTTCCTGCGCTCGCTCAATCGCATGAACGACCTGATCGAAGGCGCGCAGGTGCACGGCTCGGTCACATACCACGGGGTCGATCTCTACGGGCCGAAGGTCGACCCGGTCGAGGTGCGGCGGCGCGTCGGGATGGTGTTCCAGAAGCCGAACCCCTTTCCGAAGTCGATCTACGACAACGTGGCGTTTGGGCCGCGGCTGCAGGGCAAGCGCCGTGAGCTCGACGGCATCGTGGAGCACGCCATCACGCGTGCCGCGCTGTGGGACGAGGTGAAGGACAAGCTCGACGAGAGCGCGTTCTCGCTCTCTGGTGGGCAGCAACAGCGCCTCTGCATCGCTCGGTGCCTGGCGGTGGAGCCCGACGTGATCCTGATGGACGAGCCGTGCTCGGCCCTCGACCCGATCGCCACCGCGAAGATCGAGGATCTGATGGAGGAGCTCAAGCGCGAGTACACGATCGTCATCGTCACGCACAACATGCAGCAGGCAGCGCGCGCATCCGACATGACCGCGTTCATCACAACTGACGTGGGCGATGACGGGAGCCGGGTCGGGCGTCTCGTGGAGTTCGACCAGACCGCCACGATCTTCACCCAACCTTCTGATCCTCGCACCGAGGGTTACATCACTGGACGCTTCGGCTGA